The nucleotide sequence GTTTTGGTTGTTCTGCTTTACAATCGATTCAGAACAACTCAGCTGCTGCGCAGACAGAAAAAGCTAGAGCTCATTGTTGAAGAAAGAACGGAACAAATTACGCTCGAGCGCGACCGATCGGAATCGCTTTTGCTAAATATCCTTCCCTCGGAAATAGCAGAGGAGTTAAAACACAGCGGACAAGCTCAAGCGAAAAAGATTAATCACGTAACCGTATTATTTACAGATTTTAAAGGGTTTACGAAGTATTCTGAAAAGGTAAGTCCCGAATCTTTGGTTCGAGATTTACACGAGAGCTTTACTGCCTTTGACGAAATCATGGTCAAACACGGCGTAGAAAAAATAAAGACCATCGGCGATGCTTACATGGCAGCGGGTGGATTGCCGACTCCCAATGAAACTCATGCTCAAGATGTGCTGGCTGCTGCGTTTGAAATTCGAGATTTCATTGAAGCGGGAAAGGCAAAAAAAATCGCGAATGGGTTACCGTATTTCGAAATTAGAATAGGAATTCACACAGGGCCGGTTGTTGCGGGAATCGTAGGAGTGAAAAAGTTCAGTTACGATATTTGGGGCGATACGGTAAATACAGCTTCGCGCATGGAGAGCAGCGGCCATGAAGGAAAGGTGAACATCTCTCAAACAACCTATGAATTGGTTAAGGCGATGAGCGACTACACGTTTGAGTCGCGTGGAAAGATCAAAGCAAAAGGAAAGGGAGAGATGGAAATGTTTTTTGTTGAACGGGTGAATTAGAAACACTCTACTCCAAGAGATCCTTTGCAGATTGCTTTTGCTTCTTGAGGCGTCTCTTCTTGTTCAATCCCAAAGCAAGAGGAACTAAGGCATAAACAGAGCCCGAGTAGGCAGAAGCCGTTCCACCGAATACCAAAACAATACTCATTGAAAGTACTGAAATCATTACGAGAATCGAATAGCTCTGAATGAAGGTTTTGGTTTCATAAATTTCTGTCTCGTTCAAATCGAGAGATTCCTTTTTTCTCAAAGCATGCACATGCATCAAACCCAAAAGGAGATAGATGAAGAAAAGCCCCAGTCCGAATCTAATCATGATGTTCTCCCACTCGGGTGTGGTAAGGTTTGATTCGTTCAGTTTGGAGAGCGCAAGTTGGAGCGCTTCAGAGCTGTCGCCCATTTCTATTTTCACTCGGGCGTAAAGCGAAGTGCCCAAATAGGAAAATAAATACTTTAGCGGATAGATATAGAAAAGGAGGAGAAAGAGAAATAGGAAGGTCAAGGTTTTGGTAAGCCTGTCCTGCATCCCATAATACAGAAAGAAGTTATTGTGGTTATTCCAAATTCCCAATAGTAAAAGGATACAAAAGATAAATCCGCTGAATCCGTACATGGAAGCTTCAAGCTCTACGTAGTTTGTCGGAACTTCTGAAGCGATCACCAAAAGGGTAATGGAAAATCCAAAAACGGCATCCGTGAGGTTTTCAAGCCGACTGGTTATGATTCCTCTATATCGAAAGCCAGTGGCCGAAACTTTTTGTCTTCGCTTGTAAGATTTCGATAGCATTAAATCTGTTTTTCTGTTTATCACTTAAAGCCGACCTGCCCTATTCCGAAACCAACAGAATGGAGATTCCTTTCTCATTATTGATAAGGTTTTCTCGATCTACCGAGGAAATAAAGGAAAGGTTTCCGCTATCATTAGCCATTACAGCGATCATATCTGCACCCATCGTTTCGGCGTATTTTATGGTTTGGTTCGCAAATCCTACCGAAAATTGAGTCATGTCTTCCCTAACTCGCTCGGTAGATATTCCTTCCTGATTGAAAAATTCTTCTGCCTTATCAATGTTTTTATGGATGCTTTTACTGATTTCCGCCGCAGGTCTATTGACCGAGTAAAAATGGACATCTGCATTAAAATGACTCGCCAGCATCGCTACTGCATTTACCTTATTCTCGAAGTTTTCGTGCCCACCGTGAGGGAAAATGATGCGGCTGATCCCAGACTTAACGTCTACCACATCAGGAACAGTCAAAACAGGAGCGGGAGAGCGCTCTGCTATTTTTAGTGCATCGGCCCCGAAAAGTTTTTGTCTGAGCCCCCTTGTGCCGTGAGTTCCCATTACTACCAATTCAATTTCGGGCTCAGAAGCAACAGATGGAATTGTCGTTAAAATACTTCCTTCTTCAATACGGTAATTTGCTTTTACAGCGTGCCGCTCTATAGCGCTTTTGCACAATTCATCGAGGTACTCCTCTAATTGATCGAAAGTTTTGTCTTTTTCTTTGAGAAGTTTTTCCGTTGATCCACCTTTGATATGAAGGAGCTCAATCTCTTGATTGCCTACTGATGATACTTGACAAGCGAGTTCAAATGCATTTTCTGCAGCGGAAGAAAAGTCGGTGGGAACTAAAATTTTGCTCATGGAAGGTGTATTTCAGTGCTAAATGTGCAAACTTTTTTTCAATCAAATGACGAATTGATTGCTAGAGAATTGCGTTGGAAAATGAAACTATTAACTTAGGCACTGAGTTTAGTAAGTGACGACTCAAATTTGGAATGACAAAATACAACCACATTTACGACAGAATCTTCAAAAAACTTGAAGAAAATCTGGATCCGAACTTGACTTACCACAACTTGGAGCATACCAATTTGGTGCTCAATTGGGCGCGAGAAATTGCGAAAACCGAGGGTGTCAATAAGCGCGAGTTAGCACTCATCGAAATAGCAGCACTTTATCACGACTGCGGGTTTCTTGTCTCTCGAGAAGAACACGAAAAGCGTGGTTGCGAATTGGCCAGAGCTGATTTGGCCGACGAGGATTTTAGCCATGAAGAGATAGAATCCGTCTGCGGGATGATTATGGCGACAAAGATTCCTCAAAATCCCACCAACCAGTTGGAAAGGGTTTTGGTCGATGCCGACTTATATTATTTAGGCACTGACGATTATGATAAATATTCGAGTTTTCTCTACCAGGAATTAAAGTACTTCAATCCTTCATTGACTGATGAGGAGTGGAAACAGATCCAAATCAAGTTTCTCGAAACCCATCAATACACCACAGACTTCGCCAAGAACAATTTGGAACCCGCCAAGAAGGTACATCTAGAAAGAATTAAAAAATCATAACCAGAATCATGAATACCTCCAATACTGAAACGGTTGGGCACGGAGACAATGATTTTAAATTTAACTGCCTTGAAGAGCACTTAGTACCGTGTACTCCTCAAATGCGTCTGAGCGACTACGCCGTCTCCAAATTCGAGTCTTTACCCTCGCGCAAAAGCGTAAAAAAAGCTATTAAAAGAGGGCTACTTTTGGTCAATGGAGAGGTGTCTGAAACAGGCCATTGGGTGAAGAAAGGAGAAGTTCTCACCGTAATTTACGATGAAACGGTTAGGCCTATTTACGAAAGAACCATCGAGGTACTTTATCAAGATGATCATCTGGCGGCGGTTCAAAAACCTGCCGATATTCCCGTAAGCGGAAACTCTTTTCGTACACTGCAAAATTCGCTTTCATTCAATTTAGAGCCTTCCTCTCAAAAAGATGCCTTAGCAGTTCCTCGTCCCGTTCATCGGCTGGATCGCTTGACGGGAGGTGTTATTTTAATTGCAAAAACATTGAGCGCAGCAGCGCATTTGGGTAGTCAATTCGAAAATAGAACGGTAGAAAAGACCTATTTCGCGTGGGTTTCGGGATTGATTGAATCTCCCTTGATTCTTGAGGAACCTATTGATAAAAAAGAAGCAATTACCGGGATATTGCCTCTGAGGAGTTTGAAACACCGACGGTTCTCTGAACTAACATTAGTAGAAGCCAAACCAAAGACAGGTAGACGAAATCAAATAAGAATACATCTATCAGAAGCTGGTTATCCCATCTTGGGCGACCTTAATTTCAATGGGCTAAAGTCGGGAAAGGGTCTATTCCTATTTGCCAAGAAGATCAGTTTCGTTCACCCAAAGTCGAGTGAACAGATTGAAGTAGGAGCCAAGATTCCAAGGAAGTTCCAATTGACTTAATCTATGCGCTAGCCTTTTGCAATGCGCTTTCTTGAGTTTTTTTATATGCCGACGGAGATTGGCCCGTCTGTTGTTTGAAGACTCGATTGAAACTCGTTTTAGATTTAAATCCCGATTCGTAAGCGAGCGCCAAAAGTGTGAGGTGAGCATATGAATGGTCCATCAACTTTTCCTTAAAAGCGGCCACACGGTAGCTGTTGACGAAGTCATAAAAATTTGTCTCTAAATGTTTGTTCAGCAACTCAGAAAGCCTCTTATCTGTTAGGTCGATTCTGTTGGCTAAATCACTGAGAGCTAAGCTTTCATCCAAATAGGGGTGTTCAACTTCCATGACCTCTATCAATTGAATCTCAGCTTCTTTGGCCTGTTTTTCGCTAAAAAGGGAATCTGCTGAAGTAATTGATTTTGAAGAGCTAGGTTGCTGTTTTTCCAAAAGAAAATCTGGCAATAGAATCTTAGCCTGCACAGTGCCCTTGTAACCCAAAATGGCAAAGAATGCGATAAGAAGGATAGCAATAATAAGTCCTGGATTCAGAACCAACTCCACAGGCGGATAGATCAATTCGTAAATGGAAAGCAGTGAATCTGTCAGGACGATGATTCCTATGCCATAAACGAGTGTTTTGCACCAACTCAAATCTTCTATGCCCAAAGTCGAAAAGCTTTGCTTCACCAAGCCTTCTGTCTTTTGCACTTCTCGATAAGCTAGGTATGCGTAAAAAATCAAGAAGGCATTTTCGACAAGATTGGTGAAGTCTGCTATGTCAGCAAGAACCTGACTGTAGTCAGGAAACCAGTTTTGAAAGATTAAATTAAGACCTAAAGGAAGGCTAATGAGTATCCAATTCACAAGGTAGGGGGTGAGTTGGATCAGGTAGGGTCTTATGAATTTCGATTTTTCCTCCCGCAAAGACTTCACGAAAAAAAGCAGACTTGGCCCAAGAAGGAAACCCATT is from Cryomorphaceae bacterium 1068 and encodes:
- a CDS encoding TMEM175 family protein; translation: MLSKSYKRRQKVSATGFRYRGIITSRLENLTDAVFGFSITLLVIASEVPTNYVELEASMYGFSGFIFCILLLLGIWNNHNNFFLYYGMQDRLTKTLTFLFLFLLLFYIYPLKYLFSYLGTSLYARVKIEMGDSSEALQLALSKLNESNLTTPEWENIMIRFGLGLFFIYLLLGLMHVHALRKKESLDLNETEIYETKTFIQSYSILVMISVLSMSIVLVFGGTASAYSGSVYALVPLALGLNKKRRLKKQKQSAKDLLE
- a CDS encoding universal stress protein — its product is MSKILVPTDFSSAAENAFELACQVSSVGNQEIELLHIKGGSTEKLLKEKDKTFDQLEEYLDELCKSAIERHAVKANYRIEEGSILTTIPSVASEPEIELVVMGTHGTRGLRQKLFGADALKIAERSPAPVLTVPDVVDVKSGISRIIFPHGGHENFENKVNAVAMLASHFNADVHFYSVNRPAAEISKSIHKNIDKAEEFFNQEGISTERVREDMTQFSVGFANQTIKYAETMGADMIAVMANDSGNLSFISSVDRENLINNEKGISILLVSE
- a CDS encoding HD domain-containing protein, which encodes MTKYNHIYDRIFKKLEENLDPNLTYHNLEHTNLVLNWAREIAKTEGVNKRELALIEIAALYHDCGFLVSREEHEKRGCELARADLADEDFSHEEIESVCGMIMATKIPQNPTNQLERVLVDADLYYLGTDDYDKYSSFLYQELKYFNPSLTDEEWKQIQIKFLETHQYTTDFAKNNLEPAKKVHLERIKKS
- a CDS encoding RluA family pseudouridine synthase, whose amino-acid sequence is MNTSNTETVGHGDNDFKFNCLEEHLVPCTPQMRLSDYAVSKFESLPSRKSVKKAIKRGLLLVNGEVSETGHWVKKGEVLTVIYDETVRPIYERTIEVLYQDDHLAAVQKPADIPVSGNSFRTLQNSLSFNLEPSSQKDALAVPRPVHRLDRLTGGVILIAKTLSAAAHLGSQFENRTVEKTYFAWVSGLIESPLILEEPIDKKEAITGILPLRSLKHRRFSELTLVEAKPKTGRRNQIRIHLSEAGYPILGDLNFNGLKSGKGLFLFAKKISFVHPKSSEQIEVGAKIPRKFQLT
- a CDS encoding helix-turn-helix domain-containing protein, which encodes MEEFAFGPHEIRFDFWRMENLQMLINFILVAGMTLAALMVFFILKTRITFSGKLPALFFASGFFFALYYYAFMHRAGVLAGIAIIFGQGMGFLLGPSLLFFVKSLREEKSKFIRPYLIQLTPYLVNWILISLPLGLNLIFQNWFPDYSQVLADIADFTNLVENAFLIFYAYLAYREVQKTEGLVKQSFSTLGIEDLSWCKTLVYGIGIIVLTDSLLSIYELIYPPVELVLNPGLIIAILLIAFFAILGYKGTVQAKILLPDFLLEKQQPSSSKSITSADSLFSEKQAKEAEIQLIEVMEVEHPYLDESLALSDLANRIDLTDKRLSELLNKHLETNFYDFVNSYRVAAFKEKLMDHSYAHLTLLALAYESGFKSKTSFNRVFKQQTGQSPSAYKKTQESALQKASA